The Apium graveolens cultivar Ventura chromosome 3, ASM990537v1, whole genome shotgun sequence sequence CATACCTGAGGTCATTTTCTAGAAACAGCCTCTCTACTCTGTTTACTCTCTTGAGTAGGCATAAGGCTTCATACATCCAACCCTCCTCACTCCCTGCTTTTCAAATGGGATAAGTGAGGACGTCTCCCTTTCCATATTCAATAAATAAACTGGTTCATTTGTTATATTAGTAATTATTTATTCAAAAGGACCTATATGCACTTGCACTACctattaaaaattctaaataatgGAATAATTAGTTTAAAAGGAAAACAAAAATGTAAGGACGGAAGAACATTTGAAAAATTGGGAACAACAATGAAGAATTGGAAAGGACATGGGAAGCCAAAGAGGACATGGAACACATCAAAAGTAGTCCAACTCTCAACTTTGGAAAGTTTTAAATTCTTGGATATGACtctaaattctaaaaattagcATAAGTGTTCAGGCAACGGAGTAATAAGGTCGAACGCATTCGAAGTAGTTTTCGGTATTAGCGTAAAGACCTAAAAGATTCCTAGTGAAGTTGATTTGAtatggtagaagacttaacaatGGTTTATAGATTTTATAATACGAATGCCTGAaagcggaactagtcgtctgtgaatcAAACCAATTGCACTAGGCGTCAGTGATTTGTGAAAGGAAAATAAGTATTATTATTAGAAGAACTGTTAAGTGGGATTCGTATTCGAGAAGGATGTTCAAGGTTTAAATACGAAGACTTGAATATTGGAAGACTTGAAAATTGAAGACTTGAAAGGACTATAGCTCAGAACCTAAGGATTCTTGATTAAggacttaaaaataattttaagtaCTTTGTAGTTTGTACTATGCTGCTTGGTTGAGTCATAGAGCTTAGGCTTGTAAAATCGAAGTACTAGGACTTCACACAAGGCAACATAGTCGAGTCCTAGCTATACTGAGCAAATAAGTCCACTTGTAGCTCTCTACAAGAGATTGGTCGAGCCATTCTAGCCGATTTCTAGAGTGTTGGCTTCTAGATTCTATGTACCAAGGCTCTACTACTACTATTGGTCGAGTCCTAGACTCTCTATGGTGCATTTGGTTGAGTCCAAGGTGTTGGTGAGGAAAAATCAAAGGCAAACTCTTCTAGGAAGCATTCTTGTCGATTCCCGGACCTTGGTTGCTAGAGTCCATGTCATAAAAGCTCTGCAAGGTGAAGTTGGTTGAGTCCTGGCATCTACAAGCCATTATAGTCGAGATCTAACTTCATGAGTTTAAAATTTTTGAAGGCAAAATACAAGGAGCCTTTCTTGGTTGATTGCTTGAAGTTAATAACTTGATTTGGTCGAGTTCTACACGAAGAAAAGGACAAGACAACACCTACAAGATTCCTTTTACTTGGTTTATATGAAGCCACGTCAACCTATCTTTCCAATCAAGCTACCTATTCTATATCAATCAAACCTCAATTGATTTGACAAACATTCTTCTCTAGCACAATATAGAGAATCTCTGCCAAAACGAATACTCTTGATTGAATCATTCGATTTCTTTAAGGTTTTCAAAGGAGAAGTGATGTCCAAATCAATCTACACCATCTAATAAAGTCTTACATAGATAAACTGAATTAtatagttcatttatattgtaaACTCATCTTTATAAGGGATATTTAATTTAGAGTGATATAATATACACTGGATTTAATAAGATATCTATTTTTATGTGTTTGTTTTTCTTGTTGAATTGAATATTTGTATTCGGGGTTGTAAGCAAATCCCACGTGGTTATATTTCTTAATGAAAGAATTTAACCCCAAAATGTGTGTTTGTGTCTTTCGTTTTAAGTTTCATAATTCCGCTGCACAAGTTTTGAAAAATGAATATAAATACATTTACCCCATCTGTATTTAATCTTTGGACCTAACAATAGGGTCATTTTCTGAACAACCTCTCTACTCTACTCTCTTCAGTAGGGGTATGGTTGCCTACATCCAACCCTCTTTACACCTTGTTCTTCAAATGAGATAAGTGAGGACGCCTCCCCTTTCATATTCACTAATAAATCGGTTCATTTATCCTATTAGTAGTCATTTATTCAAAAAGGACCTATATGCACATGCATTCCCTACTAATATTTAAGTTAATAGAATAAAACAACAATGAAGAATTGGAAAGGACTTCCTCCTTCAGATATAAATTCTCACCCTTGACCAGCTTTCTTCACCATTGTTATAAAATTGATTTACTTGGAACCAAAGACACTTAAGAGAATGACTTTTGCTGGCTAATGTCTTTACATTGCAACTATAAGTCCTAAGAGATACTGTATCATTAATGGTATTGTATCTACATGCATTGCGAATGTgttattaaatatatttaattgCAACATGATATATCAAAATATCATGTCATTCAGTAAACAAATAGTCTTTAATCATAACTAACAAATAAACACAAGTTATATTCTAGTACTCACTTGTAGACCATTATTAGTTATATGTAAATATGTAGAGACATCTATATAAACGTGGGAAATTCATCCAAGCTTGCTCACCGCTGAATGCATTATATCAGCGATCCTTAAAGGTCCTCAAGTGTATCCTATGGGTTGTGGCAAAGAGGGTATCTGAGGTAGGTGACCTACCAGGAAATTGGTGCTGAACAGAGAATACTGAATACAAAGAACCTTAACCTATGTAATGCAGGAAAGCCATGAAAGACCTAACAAAAAAACACGAGTCAAAGTCAAACAACACTACAGGCCTTCGAAGaccaatatatatataagaatgttttttttaaaaaaaaattattatcatgGTTGATATAATATCTCTTAGGTTAAGATTAGAAAAGCTTATCATTTAGAAACTGATTTGACGAGGGAAGACTGTGTAACTTTATTATAACGATGAAGGTTATGGATCATTCATATGTATATCTAATATTGAAACTTTTACTTCTGTCTGAGATTATTGTTGGAAATCCATGCTAATTTCATTGTCCTAATCTCTGTCTTGCCTAATTTTACATGATTAAAACAATGTTCCTAATAAGTTTATGAGTTTGGGTGGACCAAGGTCGGCTAGAGCTTTATTCAGAAAGATCCCTTAGTACAGAGGGATGAGCCCATGTGAGTTAATTAGGAATCCAAGACTGGATGTAATGAGGCCTAGTCCAGGCCAACATGGGGAGGGGGAGCCATGCCCTATCCCTATGTGAGAAGAGGGAGAACTCTACGGTTGGTTGGAATCATGTATCTAATTAGTTTTTGAGTTTGGGTGGACCGAGGTAGGCTAGAGCTTTATTCAGAAAGATCCCATTATACAGAGGGGTGAGCCGGTATAAGCTTAATTAGGGGTCCAACAGTGGATTTAACGAGGCGGCCGACATTGTGTGCAGGGAAGCCATGCCTATCCCTATTTGAGAAGGGGAGAACTCTAAGGGATCCCACATAGGTTGTGGGAGTCGCTAAGAGTTTACAAATGTGAGGGAAGCAGTCATCCTAGAAGCTACTTTTGCAGTTGAGACAATAGCAGTTATCACATGGTATATTTTATAGATAAAAGTTGATTATGAAAATATGTGTAACTTTATCATGATAGGATTCAAGTTTATTGGTAACATAATATTCAGATTACtatgattattgaaatttttagATTTCCGTGCAAGTATTTCTGTGATTTTTCCTTCGTATGATAGTTCCAATCTGTATGAAACATCATCGATTTGGACCTATTGAAGAGAGAGGCTTCGAAAAATATACACATCTCTGAAAATGTAAAATCACCACAAAATCACAAAATGACCGGCATGGCCTCAAGGTTGTACCCACAAAGCACCATCTAAAGGTTACAGTATAATGGTGAATAGAAGTCTTCCATCAATTTGATTTTCTCTATCCTGGGTACATCTCCTATGGATGACTTATATACTTATCTACTTACCTCAAGCAGAAGAGAATAAATTACAAAAATTGAACACTTGAAGTAAAAATTTAAAAAAGAACAAGAAAAAAAATCTGATAAGTTATTTCGAGATTAACAAGCATTTATCCCCAAAATACAAAGAGAAAGCGCAGAGAAATATAACTTTTTCCATAAGATTTAACATGTATAAGACCATAGTTAACATGTAAAACAGTAAAAGAATGAATCTCAGACAGTAAAAGTGCCAAGATGAAGTAAATAACCTCAGACAGCTGTTGACCCATGGTCCCCTGCTGATTCCAAGTGCTATGAGTTGCTCGATTGGACAAATCTTCCTTATTACGCCCACTCATCATGGCCATTTTTCCCTCATTCTTAATGGCAAAACCAACTATATTAGAAGCCTCTTGTAGAGCATCTACTGCCACAATGTAAGTATCGACTGATTCCGCACCTTCATCCACAAATTTAAAGGCTTCACGGCGTAGAGTATTATATCGGTAAATATGAGACTCCAAATAGCTGCTATATTTGTTGTTAGAATGCTCTTCCAAGATAACGCTGCTTTTTGCATTTCTAGTCCATCTTTTCAAAACATAATGAGATGGAAGGGTAAGAACATTTGTTACTCTAAAGACAGCCAGTACATGCCTACAAAGAAGACCTGAGAACTCAAACATCTTGCAACTACATTTAGCTCTCATACCTAGGACATCAAATTTGACATAGTTTGCTTTATGGTTCTCCCCATATTTCGCGACCTGGTAGGTTGTGATTTCTCCATTGTCCTCTACTTTTGAAGCCATGAAAGTAAGTGTCCCAACCAGCTCCTCCTGGAATCTCATGAATAATTTCCTTGTGTACAACTCAGATGCTTGTTTCTCCATCGGAGAAGGGGTCCTCAGAACAGGAGAACTGTTTATCGTGTCATAATCAGCTTTTACTTCTTTCTCATTCCGACTCTCCAATgctttttcatataatttaaagAACTGACTCAAACTAGTTGAAGCATTAACATACCCATCAAAAAAAGAGTTCATACTATCACTGCGTTGGGTAATAGACATTTCTGCAAAAAAGCTATCACGCATATATACTAGCACCCATTGCCGACGAACAGAGTACAGTGTTTGAAGCCATTCATGATCCCTGAGTTCATACTTGTCAACTAGAGAAAACCAGAAAGACTCAAAATCATCCACTGAATCAGTCAAGTTTACACACTTATGGAAGTCTGCCTCAAAACTTGGATGTTGAAGGAACATATGGGACAACTTCTCTTGGCATTTCTTGAAAATGTGCCATTTGCAGAAACGATGGCAGGCCTGTGGAAAAACCTGCATGATAGCTGAACCTATTAATGCATCGTAGTCTGTGGTAATTGATATCGGAGGACGTCCAGACATTGCAGTAAGCCATGTCCTAAATAGCCAGATAAATGATGATTCTGATTCATTTGTAAGGAAAGCACACCCAAACAACACTGGTTGTCCATGATGATTTACCCCGATAAAAGGTGCAAAAGGCAAGCGATACCTATTTGACCTGTAAGTTGTGTCAAATGTGACAGTATCACCAAAATAAGTGTAATTTTCCCTTGCCTTTGGATCGGCCCAGAAAACATTACCAGTAAATTCTTCTTCGTCACCCTGCACCGCATAGAAGAAGGATGGGTTATCTGCATGCATTTGTCTCAAATAATCCAAAAGCAGCTGAATGTCACCTTCTGAGCTTTTTTGGCGGTTATTTCTCATGTAATTCCTGCAGTCCACCTCAGTAAACCCAACTTTGCTTATACCTCCATATTCTTTAATCAAGGCTGACATGATACGGCGAGGACCCATCCCAGCTGCCTGCAAGGTGTCAATCAAGGTCTTAGCAGGGCCTGAGATTTGCCGATGGGAACGTAGGCAATGAACTTGATCAGGGGGGACCAGCTCATGATTGTGCTCCTTAACGAAACCTGAAACAACCCACTTTCCAGACTCTTCTTGTATCTTCACAGACAATGCTGCTTTGCATCCGACTCGGGTTATGGTGCGGGGACGTTTGATCTCTCTATCTTTTGTGCGCTTTTCATTCAAATTGCGGAACCCTTCTTTGGCACAAACAAATGACCGCTGAATGATTGCCCCATCCTTCCTTGACCGACGGGAAGAACTTACACGTGTGCTAAAGCCAACCCGCCGGGCATACGAATTATAAAATGCTTTGGCAGCCTCTTCAGATTCAAATTCCATTCCCTCATAAGGCTCAAGGTCCGGGTCTCCCTGAGGAACAAACAGTTGTCCACCACCAACACCCAACGAACTACTAAACGCAGCACCATCCACAGGTGAGCTATTGTCCATATCTTGGTCAACATCATCAAGAGCAGTTTCAATATCCACTACAACATCATCTCCCACACTTCCACCCCCCAAAGCTATATCAAATTCTAAGACCTCGTTATCCATGTTCACTGCCAATGTATCTCTTCCGCACATGAACCATGTTTCATTTGATCCCAAAACCTAAACTGTATATAAAACTCAAATTCATCACTTTAGAACACTGTTAAAAGCACACAAAAAAAAGCAAACAACTTTCAATAAAATACAACACCTAATTCCAATTTGGAAACACGAAATGCTTGGATAAACTACAAACAAACACCACATAAAACACTTAACATAAAAAAAACTTCAAAATTTAGCAATGCAAACAAAACATATAAACACAGTCGACTTggcatacacatacatgaaccaTAGAAAAAGAACACATGTAAATAAACTAAAGGTGTGAACTTTAAAAACAAGAAAAGAGTAACTCACCATTAATATAATGTAAGTGCCGCCTGTTTGTGTTTACATTTTAAAGGAATAATATAAAGCCCAGTGGAATGTAGAAGTTAGAACATTAAATTCTAGGGTTTGTATATTTACTTACATATGTTTGGGTAAAGTTATAGCAAAGTTAAAATCAGGGTTTAGGGGTAGTTTGAAGCATGATTGTTGGTAGGTACCTGTTTAATTCAAATTCAACAAAACAAGAGTTTGGGACAAAGAGAGGGAGCGGCAGAGGAAGgggcgggggggggggggggtaatCTTGTGCGCTGCGTCGTTCTATAGCCCCCCAATTTCCAAATATACAAATACAATGTCTTTCAAGTTCAACTAATATGTTAACTCATATGCTTCACATACCGCCCAATTTTTTAGGTTTGTTTGTGCGAGgttaaaaaaatatgtataaattaGTGAAAAAAACGGTGAAATAGTTGTATCtattaatttataatatataaaaatgagaTGGTGCAGTAAAAATAGTGTTAAAAGAGAGGTAATTCGGTAAAGTAGTGGCATTTATTGACTATTTGGgataaattttgaaatgtaaTGAATTGAATGTTACATCCCAACAAAAAAAGTGTAAAAAAATAGTTTAGACACTGGGAGTATTTGTTTTCTCACCCAAAAAACAGAAATCAAAACAAACACTCTCCTTTTTTAGTTATTATCATATTATCACATCtattttaaattttcaaataattattTTATGCAAATTAATGTCCTCGAAatcaaaaaattattaattaatcaaaatactaattaattgataaattaataatttattaatttttctTAATATATCAATACATACcattaaaaaaattaacaatatATTTATCAATGTATATAAATACTGAAAAGGTTATTGATTCTTGATTAAATGGAtgtcgaaaaaattattaattttctAACAAAAATTAAGCAGTGACAGAATTGGTGGATAACTAACAAATAATTAATAGTCTTATGCGAACGGAGAAAGAAGATGACGCGGAAGAtgataatattaaatattatgtttAAGCCGGTCTCGTGAAATGATATATTTAAAGTAACACTAATATTGTATAATTTTGTTTTGCAATATATAGATAATACACCAGAATTCGGTAATTAAGTAGAAGACAAAATGAAGTAACAATTAAATTTCAAAATGAATCAGCTGCATTATAAtcttatttattttttaaaaaaatcttagAGTAACTATATAATTTGGATATTAAATGACATTATTAAGTTTATATATTATATGAGACTTATatgtttttataaaaaaatattatcttaTAAATTTAGCAAGTTATTAATTTACATCAAAAATTCTGAGTCAGGActattaaattttattaattaatcgaAATTATTAGCTTATCGAGTATTATGTATCGAGGTTTAACTTTATATTCAAACTCAGAATTTTAGTTCATTATTAAACAAGTTTATAACTCATGCTTTTCGAACTAATCACATTTATTATCCCTCAAATCAAATAtgaaatataatattttaaaaaaattaaaaaatttaaaagatTGTTTAGATCTGTAGGTTTCGTGGTTTCGTTTCGTTTCGTAAAGTAAATTGTTTCATTTCGTGGTTTGGCTTTGTTGCTTGTTTAGATCTGTAGAATCTAGGCTGCTTTTTGTTCGATTTTCGTTGGTTTTTGTTCATTTTTTCTGGGGTTTTCGGAGTCTTGCTTCGTGTTCTTGGCAAAAACGAATGTATGTATAAGTAAAAAGTTGCATATTTTGCTTTTTGATTCTTGGGCACGCTATTTGTGGGAGAAGGGTTTTTTCTTGATCCGGGTATGGGGTGTATAACCCGGATCTAGGTTAGTCTAAATAGTTGAATCTGAATATTCAAAATTGTTTATGGACCCGGGTTAGGCTTATGGTCTCGGATCTGGGCTCTTGATTGCTTTATTGTGGTCTGGCTTTGGTTTGACTTTGAATTTGTATAAGTGTTTGAGTTCCTGCGTTTTCTTACTTATCATAGATGATCTGGATCGTTGATGTTTGgccgggttggacttgcattaGCGGTCCGGATTGGTAGGTTATGGTAGAACTAACATAATGTGATTGATCCGGACCGCTTAGCAAAAGATATAAAAATTGTAGGAACCCAGACTAACTCACATTGgttttaataggtatatggtccggatcAAGCAGCTTCCTAGAAGAGTTTTCAATTGCTACCCGGGTTGTTCTAGTGAGAAGAGTGATTCTGATTCGTTTGAGAGAACACGTATCTGAGTCGAGATGGGTAAAAAAGCCTCTGCTTCCACAAAGATAACTATCAAGTTCCGGTATAAAAAGCTCCCGAAAAACTATGTTCCCTTTACTCCCGAGGGTTACTGGACCAATGTGAAGTATCATTTTGTCACTAAGTCCCCGGCTATTGAAAATAGTATTTATTATGGGAGAGTTAGGTACGAGAGGCAGAGTGATGGTCACCCTGGGGTTTATAACCAAGAGGCCCTCGAAAGGGCTTTTTCCGAGTTCCCTGTCAGTCGGGATCATTACCAACTGAAGGATCCTTATGTTGAGGCTGATCCGGCTGAGATGGATGAAGTTGTCCGGGCTGCGTTCCAGCTGACCCCTGATATTGAGTGGAGGTGGCCGGAACCCCATGAGAGGATCTATCATCGCCCGGAAGATGGCTTTGTCCTGGTGTGGTTGGAGCACCTCAATTTCGGGTGGAGCCCCCGCTGCCATAAGTTCATCAAACACATTTGCAAGCATATGTACAAAATTTCTCCGATGCAGATCACCCCTAATGGGATTAAATCTATGACCTGGTTCATAGCTTGCTGTAACAAATCCGGATTCTTGCCTACCCTGAAACTGTTCCACCAGATCTTCTATCTTTTTTAAAGTCTAGCCAGAAACCTTTTTATGAGATTAGGTTCCGGGCCTCGGAGTGTGGATATGGCCCGGGTAGAGCTAAGCCCGTGATGCACCAGACCTCTTTGAAGTACTGGAATGGGGAGATTATCATGTTGAAAGGGTTCAATATGGCCTACTTGCCTTACTTTACAATGGAGGGTATCCGGACTAAGTTTGAGACTGCCGTTCTGGAAGGCAGGCTCTGACTCAAAATAGGGCATTCTACGACTCCCTCGGGTTCCATCCAACCCGGGATACCTTTATGAATCACAAGTTGCTCTTCAAACTGGGTTGTAAATCTTTTACTAGTCCGGGATCTTTCTTGCCTTGCATTTATTTTGGTTGCTTTATTTGAATATCTGATATTATTGATCTGGATTGTTTGGTGCGCATATGGATCCAGATCATTCTCTTTCTTCTACTTGTGGAAATTGCTTCATAGAATTTGATGTCTGATCCAGATTATTCACTAAATATGCTGATCCGGATCATGTCTGCTTTTTTACTTGTAGAAATTGCTTCATAGAAAAATTGATGTCTGCTTGATTCGGATTAtgtgatgtatatgatgttcCGGATCATACTCGCTTTTTACTTGTAGAATTTTTTTATGGAATTAGCTGTCTTGTTTGACCCGGATTGTCTCACATGCCTAGTGTTCCGGATCTTTGTATCATTATATAAGTCTTAAACTTGTGCTTTTTTATCTACTTATAGGCTTGCCGCATTTCAATCCTGCTTTTATCGCAATCATGTCTTCCTCTTCTTATGCTGCTGTTTTAACACCCTTGGCTTGGCCTTCAAGACAACAAAAGGGGCCTCGGGACCTGGATCCGGATCTGCTGACATCGAGGGCGGGGCCGAATCATCTGCTCCCAGGAACATTCCTGATCCAGGTAATGGGCCTGGGGACTTTGAGCTTGATATCCAGGAGATCCCTGACGAAGATGATCCCCCCAGGAAGAAGAGGAAGAGTGTTCCGGCCAAGCC is a genomic window containing:
- the LOC141712998 gene encoding protein FAR1-RELATED SEQUENCE 5 isoform X2, giving the protein MCGRDTLAVNMDNEVLEFDIALGGGSVGDDVVVDIETALDDVDQDMDNSSPVDGAAFSSSLGVGGGQLFVPQGDPDLEPYEGMEFESEEAAKAFYNSYARRVGFSTRVSSSRRSRKDGAIIQRSFVCAKEGFRNLNEKRTKDREIKRPRTITRVGCKAALSVKIQEESGKWVVSGFVKEHNHELVPPDQVHCLRSHRQISGPAKTLIDTLQAAGMGPRRIMSALIKEYGGISKVGFTEVDCRNYMRNNRQKSSEGDIQLLLDYLRQMHADNPSFFYAVQGDEEEFTGNVFWADPKARENYTYFGDTVTFDTTYRSNRYRLPFAPFIGVNHHGQPVLFGCAFLTNESESSFIWLFRTWLTAMSGRPPISITTDYDALIGSAIMQVFPQACHRFCKWHIFKKCQEKLSHMFLQHPSFEADFHKCVNLTDSVDDFESFWFSLVDKYELRDHEWLQTLYSVRRQWVLVYMRDSFFAEMSITQRSDSMNSFFDGYVNASTSLSQFFKLYEKALESRNEKEVKADYDTINSSPVLRTPSPMEKQASELYTRKLFMRFQEELVGTLTFMASKVEDNGEITTYQVAKYGENHKANYVKFDVLGMRAKCSCKMFEFSGLLCRHVLAVFRVTNVLTLPSHYVLKRWTRNAKSSVILEEHSNNKYSSYLESHIYRYNTLRREAFKFVDEGAESVDTYIVAVDALQEASNIVGFAIKNEGKMAMMSGRNKEDLSNRATHSTWNQQGTMGQQLSEDDMDKKIRELTEELECANRKSEFYRAKLLSVLKDIKQHKQQLSLKVENIKLNLRDSM
- the LOC141712998 gene encoding protein FAR1-RELATED SEQUENCE 5 isoform X3 — encoded protein: MVLGSNETWFMCGRDTLAVNMDNEVLEFDIALGGGSVGDDVVVDIETALDDVDQDMDNSSPVDGAAFSSSLGVGGGQLFVPQGDPDLEPYEGMEFESEEAAKAFYNSYARRVGFSTRVSSSRRSRKDGAIIQRSFVCAKEGFRNLNEKRTKDREIKRPRTITRVGCKAALSVKIQEESGKWVVSGFVKEHNHELVPPDQVHCLRSHRQISGPAKTLIDTLQAAGMGPRRIMSALIKEYGGISKVGFTEVDCRNYMRNNRQKSSEGDIQLLLDYLRQMHADNPSFFYAVQGDEEEFTGNVFWADPKARENYTYFGDTVTFDTTYRSNRYRLPFAPFIGVNHHGQPVLFGCAFLTNESESSFIWLFRTWLTAMSGRPPISITTDYDALIGSAIMQVFPQACHRFCKWHIFKKCQEKLSHMFLQHPSFEADFHKCVNLTDSVDDFESFWFSLVDKYELRDHEWLQTLYSVRRQWVLVYMRDSFFAEMSITQRSDSMNSFFDGYVNASTSLSQFFKLYEKALESRNEKEVKADYDTINSSPVLRTPSPMEKQASELYTRKLFMRFQEELVGTLTFMASKVEDNGEITTYQVAKYGENHKANYVKFDVLDGLEMQKAALSWKSILTTNIAAIWSLIFTDIILYAVKPLNLWMKVRNQSILTLWQ
- the LOC141712998 gene encoding protein FAR1-RELATED SEQUENCE 5 isoform X1; its protein translation is MVLGSNETWFMCGRDTLAVNMDNEVLEFDIALGGGSVGDDVVVDIETALDDVDQDMDNSSPVDGAAFSSSLGVGGGQLFVPQGDPDLEPYEGMEFESEEAAKAFYNSYARRVGFSTRVSSSRRSRKDGAIIQRSFVCAKEGFRNLNEKRTKDREIKRPRTITRVGCKAALSVKIQEESGKWVVSGFVKEHNHELVPPDQVHCLRSHRQISGPAKTLIDTLQAAGMGPRRIMSALIKEYGGISKVGFTEVDCRNYMRNNRQKSSEGDIQLLLDYLRQMHADNPSFFYAVQGDEEEFTGNVFWADPKARENYTYFGDTVTFDTTYRSNRYRLPFAPFIGVNHHGQPVLFGCAFLTNESESSFIWLFRTWLTAMSGRPPISITTDYDALIGSAIMQVFPQACHRFCKWHIFKKCQEKLSHMFLQHPSFEADFHKCVNLTDSVDDFESFWFSLVDKYELRDHEWLQTLYSVRRQWVLVYMRDSFFAEMSITQRSDSMNSFFDGYVNASTSLSQFFKLYEKALESRNEKEVKADYDTINSSPVLRTPSPMEKQASELYTRKLFMRFQEELVGTLTFMASKVEDNGEITTYQVAKYGENHKANYVKFDVLGMRAKCSCKMFEFSGLLCRHVLAVFRVTNVLTLPSHYVLKRWTRNAKSSVILEEHSNNKYSSYLESHIYRYNTLRREAFKFVDEGAESVDTYIVAVDALQEASNIVGFAIKNEGKMAMMSGRNKEDLSNRATHSTWNQQGTMGQQLSEDDMDKKIRELTEELECANRKSEFYRAKLLSVLKDIKQHKQQLSLKVENIKLNLRDSM